AACACCCGGCACGCGGACGGCACCGTCCGAAACAACGAGCACGCGGACGGCACCGTCCAGAACACCCGGCAGCGGGTCGACGCTTCGCCCGACCTGTCCGCGTGGGCACTGATCACGGCGCCCGTGCACCCGAGTCTCCGGGAAGCGCACCCGGACACAGCCCTCTGGGGCGAGTTGCGGGTCGACCCCGGGCTTGCGGGGCTCGACGTCGGACGGGCCCGTCCGATCCGGGTCGAGATCGGCTGCCGGGACGTCGAGGGCCTGTGGCGAGTGCCCGTCGAGGACATCACGCCGAGCGCGCTGGCGTGGCACCCGCGGCTGCCCCTGGTGGCCGGGCTGGCCATGCGCGGCCGCCACGCGCATCCGTGGATCGCCGACTACCGTGCGCATACGGTCGTGGTGCACGACCGGGTCCGGGCGGCCACGTCGCTCACCGGTCTCGGGGGCGCGGGGCAGCCGCCGCTCGTGTGGTGCGGTTCCGGGCTCGTCGTCCTCACCCCCGCGACGCCACCGCCCGCCCCGGCCGACGCCGGAGGGGAGCCGAGCCGGGCGGCCGTGACCTGCGAGGCGAACGGCCCCGGCTGGCTCGCGTTCCCCCAGGGCGTACGGGAGCTTTCGGCCCTGGCCGCCGTCCGGGTGACGGAGTTGCACCCCGACGGCGACGCCCCCCGGGTGCTCACCGGGCCGCTGCTGGTCCGGGGACTCGATCCCGCCCCGGGCGACGGACATCTGCTGGTCACGCACCTCGACGAGGAGGTCTCCCACTCCCAGCAGCTGCGCTGGGCCGCGTCGGTGGTCGAGGCCGGCCCGTCGGGGCGGGACGCCTGCGCGCGGCCGGTTCCACCCGGATCCCGTTGGGCCATTGGCGCCCCCGCCGTACTGGCGTGGCCCGACGACACCGACGACGACACCGACAGCGGCCGACGGATCCTGATGTGCCACGCCGCCGATCACGCGGCCGGTGACACCTCGAGCGTCCCCGTCTCCGTCCCCCTCCCCGTACCCGCTCACAGCCCGGCCCGGGAGTGGTGGCCCCTGTGGCACGACGGAGCACCCTGGGTGCTCGGCATGCAGGACAGCGGCCCGTACCTGTCCTCGCCTCGGCACACGGTCCCCCTCCCCGCACCCGCCGGCCTGCGGCTCGGCCACCCCTCCCCGGCCGAGGATCCCGCGGCCGGATTCCTGCTGGACTGCCGGGACGGCGAGGACAGGTACGGGATCGCGGCCCTGAACCCCGGAGGCCCAGGACGCCCCGGAGGCCCCGGACGCCCCGAACTCACCATCACCAGGGCGGCCGACCGAGACATACCGGCCGCGGTACGGGCCGTCCGCGCCTTCGGTGGACGGTCGGGCCAGGGGCTGGCAGTGGAGAGCGCCACACAGCACTATGCCGGGCAACGCGCCGCAGCGCTCCCGCACCAGAGCCGGCGTACGACAGCACTGACCCTGCTCGACGACGGCGAGACCACGGCCCGCGGCCCCCTCCTGCTGTGGCTCCGGGCACAGGAGCCCGGCACGGGCGGCGAGGCCACGCCGTGCCCCGGGGCAGGACCGGTCGCCCACCTGGACCTGCTACCCCGGTGGCCGGCCGACGCCACCGTCGGTTTCCTGCACTCCCAGATCACCGGCGCCGTCCGGGAGGCCCTGGACACGCTCGCCGAACACCGGCCCGGCCTCCTCGGCCGGGGTGTGGTCGTCGGCGGGCACAGTTTCGGCGCGAGCCTCGCGCTCCACGCGATGGCCCACGTCCCCCGGCTGGCTGGCGCCATCGTGCACAGCGGCTGCTACAACCGCACCCTCACCCCGGGCGGCTTCCAGTACGAGCGGCGCTCCTACTGGCAGGCGCCCGAGGTCTACCACGCCTTCAGCGCCCTGCTGTTCGCTCACCGGCTGGACCGGCCCGTCCTCATCGTGCACGGCACCCAGGACACCAACCCCGCGACGACGCCCGAACAGGCCGTCGGGCTCTACCGGGGCATCGTCGCCGCCGGCGGTCACGCACGTCTGGTGCTGCTGCCCGGCGAAGGCCACAACTTCCAGTACGCGGAGAGCCACCAAACCCTCGCGCATGAGCACAGGCGATGGCTGGATCGGTGCGCACGCACTCCGGAAAGGGTGTGACCCATGGCCGCTGAAGCGGGCGCGGCGAAGATCGGCACACGTGAGCAGATCGCCTGCCTGGCGTTCGCGGTACGGCTGGTCTGGCGGGCGGACCGGCGCCGCCTCATCGAGGTGGTCATCGCCCAACTCGCCTCGGCGCTGGGCATCATGGCCCTGATCCTGCTGGTCAGGAACGTCTTCGGAACGGTGCTCGCCGCCGGGTCCGGCCCCGGTGCGGGCGGCGGTCGGCAGGCGATCGTCTCCGTCGTCCTCATCGTCGCGATCGGTTCGCTGGGTGGCGTGCTGCGCCTGTTCAGTTCCTCCCGGAACCGGGTCCTGGCAGCCAAGGCCGACCGCCATGTCATCAGTACGGTGCTCGCCTCGGCGACCAGGGCGGAACTGGCGCGCTTCGAGGATCCCGTGTTCCACGACGCGTTGCAGCGGGCGGTGTTCGCCTCCCGTTCGCAGCCGACGATGGTGGTCGCCATGCTGGTCGCGGCCTCGCAGGCGGCGCTCACCGCCCTCGCCGTCGGCGCCGCCTTCGTGGTGATGGCCTGGTGGCTGCTGCCCGTCGCGTTCCTCAGCGCGCTGCCGGTGCTCCGGGCCGCCCGCGCCGAACGCAACGCCGGATACGGACTGCACCGCAGGCTCGCCGAGGACCGCAGAGTGCGCCAGTACGTGGAGCAGTTGCTCACCGGCAGGGACGGCGCCAAGGAAGTGCGGGCACTGGACCTCGGCCGGATCCTGCGCGCCAGGTGGGACGCGGAGTACGAGCGCGAGATCGACGACATCGTGTCCTGGCAGCGGGGTTATCTGCGGACGCGGATCGCGGCCCGGCTCGGATCGGACGCGATGATCCTGGCGATCATCGGCTCGGTCTGGTGGCTGATCGGCTCCGACGTGGTCAGCCTGCCCACCGCGGTCGCCGCCGTCACCGGCCTCTTCCTGATGACCAGCCGGGTGCAGGCGCTCGGCGCGCTCCTCAACGGAATCGGCGAATCGCTCTTCTACCTCATGGATCTGCGCACCTTCGCGGCCGACGCCGACAGCGAGGCCGACAGCGAACCGGTCCCGCCCCCGCCCGGCGGACCCTCCGGCGACGGATTCACCGGGCTGAGCGCCGAGTCGATCGACTTCACCTACCCCGGGTCGCCCCGACCGGCGCTGCGCGATGTCACCCTCACCGTGCGCAGGGGCGAGTTCATCGCCCTGGTCGGCGAGAACGGGTCGGGCAAGACGACGCTGGCCAAGATCCTCGGCGGGCTGTACCCGCCGGACAGCGGTCGCCTGGTACTCGACGGCACACCTGCGCCCGATCCGGCCCGGCTCCGTGAGACCTGCGCCCCGGTCTTCCAGGACTTCCTGCGCTACAAGTTCACGGCCGGCGACTCCATCGCCTTCGGCCGCGCCGACGTCCCGCCGGACACCGGCGCGATCGTCGCCGCGGCCGAGCGGGCGGGCGCCCACGCCTTCCTGGAGCGGCTGCCGCGCGGCTACGACACCGTGCTGGGCAAGGAGTTCAGCGACGGCTGCGACCTGTCGCTGGGCCAGTGGCAACGCCTGGCGCTGGCCCGGGCCTTCTACCGGGACTCGCCGTTCCTGATCCTCGACGAGCCGACCGCCTCGCTCGACCCGCAGGCGGAGGCTGACCTGGCCGACCGCCTGCGGGCCCTGTTCGCGGACCGCACGGTGCTGCTGATCTCGCACCGGTTCTCGGCGGTGCGCGGCGCCGACCGGATCTACGTCATGGCCGGCGGACGGGTGGTGGAACAGGGACGGCACGAGGAGCTCATGGCCGAGAACGGGACATACGCACGACTCTTCCGGCTCCAGGCCCTGCCCTACCACGACGACAGCGCCAAGGCCAATGCCGACAACGCCGACAACGCCGACAACGCCGCCCGAAGGCTGAGCCACCGCTGAACACCGTCCGCAGCCCCGCCGCCCCGCCGCCCCGCCGCGCCGCCGCGCCCTACCCCGCGGATTCCTCGACCATGGCACGTTCGCGAGCGTAGAGCCGTACGAGATCGTGCATCCGGTACCTCGTACCGCCGACGCCTTCGGCGGGCACTGCGGCGAGCAGGCTGGCGTCGACGAGCGCTTCGAGGTGGGTCTCGGCCAGGCCGACCGGACAGTCCAGCAGCACTGCGGCGTCCCCGGCGGTGAAGTGCGGCACCTCCAGCAGCCCCAGCAGCCGGAAGGTCCGCCGGGTGGCGTCCGGCAGTGCCGCGTACTCCGGCTCCAGGCTTTCGCGTACGGCGAGGTCGCCGATGGTCAGCTCGTCGAGCCGGCGCTGTTCGTCCCGGAGCAGGCCCGCCAGCCGGCCCAACGGCCACTGCCGTCGGCAGGCCAGCCGGGCGCCGGCGACCCGCACGGCCAGCGGGCACTGTCCGCACAGCCGGACGATGTCGGCCGCCGCTTCGGGTTCCGCGGCGACCCGGTCCGCTCCGACGATCCGCGCGAGCATCTCCACGCCGTGTTCCGGTGGGAGCGGGCCCAGCTCCACGGACCGCACTGCCCCTATCGAGGTCAGCCGGTGCCTGCTGGTGACCAGCACCGCCGGGCCGCCGACGCCGGGGAGCAGGGGCCGGATCTGACGCTCCGAGGCGGCGTTGTCCAGCACGACCAGGATCCTGCGATCGGCCGACAGGGTGCGGTAGAGGACCGCGAGTTCCTCCACCGAGTCCGGTACGGCGGCCGAGCCGGGCACTCCGAGGGCGCGGAGGAAGCGGACGAGCACCTCCCCCGGCTCGACCGGCGCCGCGTTCGCCCCCCGCAGATCGACGAACAACCGGCCGTCGCTGAACCGTTCGCTCAGCTCGTGCGCGGCGTGCACCGCGAGGGAGGTCTTGCCGACCCCGGCCATGCCGGAGACCGCCACCATGGGCACCACACCGTTAGGCGTTCCGCTCGCACCGGTCAATTCTTCTTCCACTGCCTGTAGTTGGGCTTCACGGCCGGTGAAGTCGGCGATGTCGCTGGGCAACTGGGCCGGAACCAAGGGCACGGCGGGCACTTCCGCACCGTGCGCTGCGGGCGCCGCGGGCGCGGCGCAGGCCGCCGCTATGCGCTGCCTGGCGCCCAGCCACGGCTCGGGGGTCAGACCGCAGGCCGCCACGTAGGCGTGTACGAACCCGGCGCGGGGCAGCGCGCCACGGCCGAGTACGGCGGCGGTGGTGCTCCGCGCCAGATGCAGTCCGTGCCGCTGGGCGCGGACCTCCAGCTCCCTGTACGTCAGCTCGGACCAGGCCCTCAGCCGCCGCAGCAGCCGGACGAACTCCTCCGGTGTGCGGGCCTCGTCCGGGCTCGGCAGGACATTGCTCTGTGCCATGTGCTTCTCCCCGTGGTGAGCCGGCCGCGTGCGGTCCCGGGCTCACGGCTCGGGGCGGCCGACGACTGCGCACGCCGTGCGGCGCCGGGTCCGGATCCCATGCCAGGGGCTGGACCCCCGTCCTGCCCATGCCGCCCGTCCCCGTCGCCGTTCGGCACTATCTGTACGACGTCAGGTCTAGCCGGTCGGCGTTGTTCGGCATCGGGGAACGGACGACGAACAAACGGACGCCGAACAACCGCGAGCGCGAGATCGAAGGCGCGCCGTCGCGTTCGGAACCCTGGTGCCCATCGGACAAGTCCTGAAGAATGTGACGTCACCGCGCTGGTGACGACCTGTGGGAAACGGGGAACTACGGGGAGGTGCGGCGATGCCGCGCGGAGAACGACCGCTGGAGGCGGGGGACGGTCCGTTGCTGGCGTTCGCCGCGGGGCTGCGCCGGCTGCGGCAGAAGGCCGGCAGTCCGCCGTACCGGAGCCTGGCGGAGAAGGCACACTACTCGATCTCGACCCTGTCCTCCGCGGCGTCCGGGCAGCGGCTGCCGACGCTGGCGGTGACGCTGGCGTACGTGCGTGCCTGTGACGGGGACGTGCGGAAGTGGGAGCGCCGCTGGCGGGAGGTGGCCCAGCAGCTCGGCGAGGAGGATCCCGATCCGGCTCGGGAGGAGGAGTCCGGCGCGCCCCCGCCGTACGCAGGTCTGCGGCCGTTCCGGGAGCGGGACGCGGAGTGGTTCTTCGGCCGGGAGCAACTGGTGGACGAGCTCGCCGGGCGGCTGGAGCGGCAGCGGTTCGTGGTGGTGATCGGGGCCTCGGGTTCGGGCAAGTCCTCGCTGTTGCGGGCGGGGTTGGTGCCGCGGCTGCGGTCCGCGGGGACGTCGGTGGTGGTGTTGACGCCGGGGCCGCGGCCCCTGGAGGAGTGCGCCGTGCGGCTGGGCGGGCCGGCAGGGGTTACGCCCGGCGGGCTGTACGGGGAGTTGCGGGAGGATCCGGAGAACCTGGGCCGCGTGCTACGGCAGATCACCGCGCGTTCCGAAACCGGCGACGGCGGCGACGGCGACGGCGACGTGGTGCTGGTCGTCGACCAGTTCGAGGAAACTTTCACGTTGTGCCGGGACGACGCCGAGCGGGACCGCTTCGTCGAGGCGCTGATCACCGCCGCCTCGGCCGAGGCGGGACGCTGCCGGGTGATCCTGGGCGTGCGGGCCGACTTCTACGCGCACTGCACCCGCAACGCGCTGCTGGTGACGGCGATGCGCGACGCGCAGGTGCCGGTCGGGCCGATGAGCCTGGACGACCTGCGCCGGGCGGTGGCGCAGCCCGCCCGGCAGGCCGGGCTGACCATCGAGGGTGCGCTCCTCGCGACATTGACGGCGCAGGCACACGGCCAGGTCGGAGTGCTGCCGCTGCTGTCGCACGCCTTGCTGCAGACGTGGCGGCGACGGCGGGGCAACGCCCTCACGCTGGAGGCGTTCGAGGCGGCGGGCGGCCTCGAGGGCGCGCTGGCGCGCACCGCGGAGGAGTTCTACCAGCAACTGGACGCGGAGCAGCGGGAGCTGGCCCGCAGCGTGTTCGTGCGGCTGACCGCGCTGGGCGAAGGCACGGAGGACACCCGGCGGCCGGCCCGCCGGGCGGAGCTGGAGGGCCTGGCCGGGGCGGACGACGGTCGCGTCGGCGCCGTACTCGATCGCGCGGCCGCGGCACGGCTGCTGACGCTCGACCACGAGCAGGCGGAACTGGCCCACGAGGCGCTGATCCGGTGCTGGCCCCGGCTGCACGGCTGGCTGGCAGAGGACCGCGAGGCCACCCGGACCCTGCGCCGGCTCACCGACGCGGCACAGACCTGGGAGTCGTTGGGGCGGGATCCCGGCGCGTTGTACCGCGGCACCCGCCTCGACATGGCCACCGCCCTCGACCACGCCTCGTTGTCCGGGCAGGAGCGGCGGTTCCTCGACGCGAGCTTGGCCGCTCGGGCGGCCGAACAGGCCGCCGCGCGGCGCCGCACACGGTTTCGACGCGGGGCGGTGGCGCTGTTGAGCGTCCTGCTCGTGCTGTCGAGCATGACCGCGTTCCTCGCCGTGCGGGCGCAGCGGATCGCGGACGTGCAGCGCGACGCCGTCAGTTCGCAGCGAGCCGCCGACAGGGCCGCGGCGCTGCGGACGCTCGACCCGGCTCTGGCCGCGCAGCTGGGTCTGGCCGCCTACCGCCTGTCACCCACCGAAGAGGCGCGTGGCAGTGTCCTGAGCACCTTCGCCACCGCGTACGCGACTTCGCTGACCGGGCAGACCGGCATGGTCACCACCATGGCGTTCGGCGCCGACGGCCGGGTCCTGGCCACCGGCGGCACCGATCGGACCCTGCGGTTGTGGCAGGCCACGGATCCTCATCACCCGCGCGCGCTCGGCGCGGCCCTGCGGCCGGCGAGTCCGCCTCGTACGGTCGCCGTCAGCGCCGACAGCCGACTCGTGGCCGCGGGAGGCGAGGACGGCACGGTGTGGGTGTGGGACATCGGCGACGCACGGCGGCCCCGGCTCGCGGCACGCCTGCCGGCCGATGCCGGTGCGATCGTCTCCCTGAGGTTCGGTCCCGGCGGGAGCACCTTGGCGACGGCCGCCCGCACCGGAATCCGGCTGTGGCAACTGACGGATCTCCGAAAGCCGCGCACCCTCGCCGTACGGCACGTGCCCGCCGACGTGACCGGGGCCGGTTTCACCCCGGACGGCCGGACGCTGGCCACGGGCCATGCCGACCGTACGGTTCGGCTGTGGGAGACGGCCGGGTCGGACGGGCGGGTGCGCGAGCTGTCGGCCGTGGACGAGCCCGGCGGCCAGGTGAACGCGCTGGCGTTCGCCCCGGACGGGCGCAGGCTGGCGACCGGGAGCACCGACTTCGCGGTGCGGCTGTGGGACGTGCGCAGCCCGCGCGACGCCCGCGTGGTGGAGGTGCTCAAGGGGCACACCGACGCGGTCAACACGGTGGGCTTCAGCCCCGACGGCTCCACGCTGGCCAGCGGCAGCACCGACGCCACCGTACGCCGGTGGGAGGTGACCGGTTCCGGTCCCGCCCGTGAACTGGCGGTCTTCACCGGCCACACCGGCAGTGTCGGATCGCTGGCCTTCAGCCCGGACGGCCGTGCGCTGGCCACGGGCAGCGAGGACCAGACCGCGCGCCTGTGGGACCTGCCCGGTCCGGCCCTGACCGGCCACAGCAGTTCGGTCTACTCCGTCGCCTTCAGCCCGGACGGGCGTCTGCTGGCCACCGGAAGTTACGACCGCACGGTGCGCCTGTGGCCCCTGGCGGACGGACGCCGCCCCGGGCGGCCGGACCGGCTCACGGGCCATACGGGTCCCGTCAACTCGGTGGCCTTCCGGCCGGACGGGCGCACCCTGGCCAGCGGCAGCGCCGACGGCACGCTACGGCTGTGGAGCACGGCAGCCGCACAACACCCCCGCCTGCTCGCTGCCATTCCCGGCCGTATCGGCCACGTCAACTCACTGGCGTTCAGCCCCGACGGCCGCACCATGGCCACCGGCGGCGAGCAGGGCTCCGTACGCCTGTGGGACACGGCGGACGTACGGCGTCCCCGTCCGCTGGCCGCACTGCCGGGTCCCGGCGCGGTGGACTCCGTGGCGTTCGCCCCCGACGGCCGCACCCTGGCCGTGGCCGGCCGCAACCACACCGCCGTGCTGTGGAACGTGACCGACCGACACCACCCCACACAGGGGGCCGTCCTCAGGGGACATGCCAGCGCGGTGAAGAGCGTCGCGTTCAGTCCCGACGGCCGGACGCTGGCCACCGGCAGCGAGGACCGCACCATACGGCTGTGGGATCTCACCGATCCTGACCGTCCCGTCCTGCGGAACCGGCTCACCGGCTACACCGACGGCGTCATGTCCGTCGCCTTCGCCCCGAACGGCCGGACGCTCGCCGCCGCAAGCTCGGACCACACCGCGCGGCTGTACGACGTGAGCGGCCGGGGCGCCCCGGAACGGGCCGTGCTGTCAGGCCACACCAAGGCCGTCGACACGCTCGCCTTCAGCCCGGACGGGGTCCTCGCCACCGGCGGTGAGGACTGGACGACGCTGCTGTGGGACCCGGACGTCCAGCGCGTCGCCACCCGCATCTGCGACACCGCCTCCCCCGCCATGACCCGCGCCGAGTGGCGGCAGTACTTTCCCCAGCACGCGTACCGGCCGCCCTGCTGACATGCCGACGTGTCATCAGGGCATCGGCCCGGATCGCCGCCTTGGGCAAGGGACAAAGCGCCCCCCGTCCGGTGATGTCACCGACCGCCCACAGCCCGTCCCCGGGCCGGATCTGCCCGTTCGTGGGCACGGCTGACGCGCTAAGACTTTTGGATTCCCACCGGGTGCTGGTCGAGGACCCGACCCACTGGCGCGCCGCCGAGATGATGTGCCCGCCCGCACTGCGGCCCGCCGTGCCGTCCTGCCGGCCGGAACACCACCGGGGCACGGATCGGGATCACCGGGGATATCTCAGCCATTACTCGGGGCAGACCACAACTGATTCAGGACTTGGCAGGCTCGGGCGGTGCCGTTCTCGGCTTCCAGGGTCTGGCCGAGCCGACGCGCGGTCTCCGCATAAGGAGAGTGCCGGGTGAGGGCGTGCAGGCGTTCGGTGAGGGCGGGAACGGTGAGATCACGGGCTGGTAGAGGTGGTGGCCCCGCGCCCAGCTCGCGCACCCGCGCGGCCCAGTAGGCCTGGTCGCCGAAGAACGGGCAGACCAGTGAGGGTCTTCCGGCACGCAGCGCTGAGGCAGTCGTGCCCGCCCCTCCGTGGTGGACGACGGCGGCCGTCCTGGGAAACAGCCAGTCGTGGGGGGTATCGCCGACCACGAAGATGTCGTCTTCGCTGGTGGCGGGATCTCCGGCCAGCACTCCGCGCAGTTCTGCTCGTCGCAGCGCCCTCCGTACCAGGGTGTCGGTCGCTTCGGGGTCGCTGGTTTTCATGCTGCCGAATCCGACGTAGACGGGCGGGGGCCCGTCGGCCAGGAAGGCGAGCAGTTGCCGCGGGGGTTTCCACCTCGGTCGGTCGTGGTGCCAGAAGCCGGTGACGTGGACGTTCGGTCCCCAGTCGGACGGCCGCGGTACGAGGGTGGGACTGAACGCACAGAGCACGGGGGCTCGGCGAACCTGCCGGAAAGGGGCCGACAGGGACAGCTCCGGGAGGCCGAGGTGCTCCCGGCGCCACGAGTTGATGAAGTGACGGCAGACAAGCCAGGACCCGAGGTCGACCGCGTCGAAACTGAGTCGGTTGCCCAAGGCCCCCAGCATTCGGGCAGCCGGTGCGAACGGGTGCGGAAAGGTCTTCGTGGGCTGGCTCGGTTGGAAGTGGATGATGGCGTGCGGGACTTGGAGGTACTGGCTCAGGTGAACGCCGAGGAAGCCGAAGGTGGGTGCCAGAACAAGGTCGGCTCCCTTCGCGCCGACCTGTGTCTCTTCCAGCATCGGCATGAAGTGGGGTCGCAGGACTCGGTCGATTCGGCGGATGAATGCCACCGGGTTGCTTCGGCCGGCGAGCAGTTCTTGCCCCTCGGCGGACTCGATGATCTCTGCGGGGTCGGCCGGAAGGGGATGGAAATTCAGTCCCGCTTCGGCAATCAGATGCTGATAGCGCATGCTGGCGAGGACCCTTGCCGTGTCGCCCTGACGGGTCAGTGCTCGGCCCAGCGCCAGGCAGGGCTGGACGTCGCCGCGGGATCCCGCGGCGAAGATCACCACTGTTCGCCCCATGGCGTTGCCTCTCTCACGCTACTGGAGTGACTCCATGACCGTGGGCCAGATGCTATGCAGCTCCTTTTGCCAGTAGGGCCAGGAATGCGTCCCCGGCGAATAGATGTGCGCCGAGACCTCGACGCCCTCCGAGTAAAGCGCGGAAGCGAATCTCTTGATTTGCTCCGGCAGCACTGCTTCGCCTGCCACGCCTGCCAGTAGCACACCGAGTGAGTGACCCTGGTCCATAGGTCCAGGCATACCATTGCCCACGGACAGATGGACCCGCATTCCGCGAAAGGAACGTGGCATGGCAGCGGGGTTGTGGGCTTGCCATACTTCGGCGTCCTCCACCGGGTCGCCCCAAACCTGTTTGATATCAGTGCCTTCCCTCATGGAGCTGACTCCGATGATCAGGCGCACAAGAGGGTCGTCGAGATCCGTGTAGGAGCTTATGGCCGCCACGTACCGAAACATCCCGGGGTGGCGTGCCGAGTAGTTGAGTGCGCCGAAGCCTCCCATGGACAGTCCCATGATCGCCCGCGATGGGCCGGCACGATACTCCTTCTCCATGAGCCGCACGAGTTCGCTGGTGTGGAATGTTTCCCAGCGGGGCGTACCGGCGAGCCAATCGCTGTAGTAGCCGGACTTTCCGCCGTCGGGCATCACGATGAGCACGTC
The nucleotide sequence above comes from Streptomyces sp. NL15-2K. Encoded proteins:
- a CDS encoding alpha/beta hydrolase family protein — protein: MSSVVDRFVGLSRFTGKFFLVCLSLVAALLSTQANAAERRVDSASWADGRDARITAVKTLGERMRDLTVSSPAMGASVPVRVILPESWSTRPNASFPVLYMLHGGEDNYTSWTRETDVEALSKNSDVLIVMPDGGKSGYYSDWLAGTPRWETFHTSELVRLMEKEYRAGPSRAIMGLSMGGFGALNYSARHPGMFRYVAAISSYTDLDDPLVRLIIGVSSMREGTDIKQVWGDPVEDAEVWQAHNPAAMPRSFRGMRVHLSVGNGMPGPMDQGHSLGVLLAGVAGEAVLPEQIKRFASALYSEGVEVSAHIYSPGTHSWPYWQKELHSIWPTVMESLQ